A genome region from Lucilia cuprina isolate Lc7/37 chromosome 3, ASM2204524v1, whole genome shotgun sequence includes the following:
- the LOC111684534 gene encoding zinc finger protein hangover codes for MKISSHDNLSLRICHACISYLNSWQSFKNRCLAAQVKQRTWLEEKHSNKSAEQHHHQQTADNHYDDQQQQHHHQQQEEQQQQSLASSILEGISTLKKRKSLTVYVSPKTQQTKQQQEKLLQKQQLNILMPLTKRHYTKHKYNTSQRQTQSQTTHTASNTTSSTTPQHVQASATSSSTSSSKTKHKADKKQLSASATSSPIQQSFVMPAVPPPPLTPSVTATITTCTITAPSTVTTTATAITTTNSSTLTTAMVASSSSSSSATVTTTATAKVAVSSVAGAGSSDECLLEGSAASSSSAACTSAVQQLRLFRRYSYNPLPAVQIKDEPLEADDDYNGAKQQQQHDESDEMVVDPTMFLERTADEGDFMESTSNYDYDVIRPPADLKPLPASTTIRMSTKDAACRACNLKFSTRANARRHEKNLHPNLFETLEENDQSINKQTAALNASLELQRAVAAAVAADACKLSSGAVITPQKYRQEVVNAFNNSEFGFDYDNPEKYRELLTDEKIVFLQQNDEFLRQYQNMTCRCCNKYYSTYKNFMAHMRKKYLTLPRNCCFNCLKLNDSKALFISHLKKRNCINLHKVLHNLMARNANFAAAVTATVAAAPEKVRAKELLVNKMYECKLCPKTFRLKLEFRSHVYDEHADVQRKDVSSTQCCYCAVDIEDPADRKRHYNNMDCIVTLRCVTCDTKHETQQKFMEHVQEKHLANFGEQTKFLLSADNSPSKMMGGASSADDSRSGHFNVSLINTTPKTQYFSRMPQACPICGQQYNNYNNVLRHMESKHPDQLPQTYKCVKCGQGYPRLSNLREHMVSAHGADKARHTGFEYIVNADAVKAAAGSSATAPQNPYTGRYDYVMKDLMSITNGGTVVDEDCESENASKKMRLEPNIALNNNNGSVTNASPRECSICNAVFANNIGLSNHMRSHQSAQNNNFGISSSKSAAGGNAAVQSAVGGQQQILRKSLEQAADRRFRRMRCRICQRRFSSKKSYRYHMLNDHQIRNVQFIKCKLCDAEFAYEKGLKVHMFKIHNTLLKDDMIIKQYECEICSIVYRTDVELQHHLANVHNKQGGSSNINEDDDAYNADESMAAGLVDNSSVGADLSGISTPVSNVGLGDTQAGPLYWYQCKYCPSNFNTNKKLAIHINSHDEFDSNDYSCKDCGNVYSGRKSLWVHRYKKHPQIPEPSECVMCKKVFFDAQMLEHHIPSCNRKPITQAASETATAVYKHKTGDDEDDEDDEQSRDGDNTLSNAINATVGSASNLKIKLPEVACTICGARFTDQDLFAKHIQMHEMELYTDNPLAAMFDTGPADPNQFYMDRINDNGEYACDLCAKTFTQMTALKVHRKWHFRGDSKQNEADQHMSSNSNVQQQQQQLNRNQQLQQQTQHQHQSNKSKMAINPQHLLGLQAVGLMPRQFANMGGANHRPQKRKRELKCQYCPSTFISNNNLRRHLYELHKNEMGHLPEPPRIECDPANTCGRCNIKFETKAEWIEHKVAEARVMRPYGPFQWGCDLCGAYVSRKEKLINHLHNHMKEAVIVPVEHPESNKQQQQQQPQQVTAQTAVQTQSQNPTQQKVEGGSDVMPEFKKIKIPSLPRKPEADEEESRDSVKDQYDEDDEDDEDEEGEQEQEHEADVDNNNEVEKQQSQQQQQQQRRPAVEEFDEDEEEEEEEPVEGEEFDDLAVGAQQTVGGDEDVEEDDEDDDDDEDDDDDDSSDADDEDPSTNEDTNEASSLKGGVNKPPELPQPRSYNDTEVEGEEDDSDEFDDDEDDNSSTENRKPPTSSVVNSNVVVKSRYSCDLCQVYFDSQQELQKHVKMHFLNGPGSVTLTEIKSSKSSSNKSRSSSSDVLAV; via the exons ATGAAA ATTTCTAGCCATGATAACTTATCATTACGTATCTGTCATGCCTGCATAAGTTACCTTAACTCTTGGCAGTCCTTTAAGAATCGCTGTCTAGCCGCACAAGTCAAACAGCGTACATGGCTAGAGGAAAAACATTCAAACAAATCTGCGGaacagcatcatcatcaacaaacaGCAGATAATCATTATGAtgatcaacagcagcaacaccaCCACCAGCAGcaagaagaacaacaacaacagtcatTGGCTTCTTCCATATTGGAGGGAATATCAACGCTAAAAAAACGCAAATCTTTAACAGTCTATGTGAGTCCTAAAACGCAACAAACTAAACAGcaacaagaaaaattattacaaaaacagCAACTAAATATTCTTATGCCGTTAACAAAACGTCACTATACCAAACATAAATACAATACGTCTCAGCGACAAACGCAAAGTCAAACAACGCATACAGCATCAAATACGACGTCGTCCACAACACCGCAACATGTACAAGCGTCCGCAACATCATCGTCGACATCCTCTAGTAAAACTAAACATAAAGCGGACAAAAAACAATTGTCTGCTAGTGCTACTAGTTCTCCCATACAACAATCATTCGTTATGCCAGCAGTACCACCACCACCTCTTACTCCTAGTGTAACTGCTACAATAACCACTTGTACCATAACGGCACCGTCAACAGTGACAACTACTGCAACGGCTATCACAACAACAAACAGCTCAACACTAACTACTGCAATGGTGGCTAGTAGTAGCAGCAGTAGTAGTGCTACTGTTACCACTACTGCCACTGCTAAGGTTGCTGTTAGTTCGGTGGCTGGTGCTGGTTCTAGCGATGAATGTTTGTTGGAAGGATCTGCGGCATCCTCCTCGTCAGCAGCTTGTACAAGTGCTGTTCAACAATTGCGTTTGTTTAGACGATACTCCTATAAT cCGTTACCTGCAGTACAAATAAAAGACGAACCACTTGAGGCGGATGATGATTATAATGGAGctaaacaacagcagcaacatgaTGAATCAGATGAAATGGTAGTAGATCCAACTATGTTTTTAGAACGAACCGCTGATGAGGGAGATTTTATG gaaTCCACTTCCAACTATGACTATGATGTGATAAGACCACCAGCCGATTTAAAGCCTTTACCAGCTAGTACTACCATACGTATGAGTACTAAAGATGCTGCTTGTCGTGCttgtaatttgaaattttcaacacGAGCCAATGCCAGACGTcatgaaaaaaatctacatCCCAATCTCTTTGAGACGCTAGAGGAAAATGATCAatctataaataaacaaaccgCCGCTTTAAATGCCTCCTTAGAACTGCAACGTGCTGTAGCTGCCGCTGTGGCTGCCGATGCTTGTAAGTTATCCAGTGGCGCCGTGATAACACCACAAAAATATCGACAAGAAGTTGTTAATGCTTTTAATAACAGTGAATTTGGTTTTGATTATGATAATCCCGAAAAGTATCGTGAACTTTTGACCGATGAGAAAATTGTTTTCCTACAACAAAACGATGAATTCCTAAGACAATATCAAAATATGACTTGTCGTTGTTGTAATAAATACTATTCAACCTATAAGAATTTCATGGCTCATATGCGTAAAAAGTACCTAACATTACCCAGAAATTGTTGTTTCAATTGTCTGAAATTGAATGATTCCAAAGCATTGTTTATATCTCATTTGAAAAAGCGCAACTGTATAAATCTACACAAAGTACTGCATAATCTAATGGCTAGAAATGCTAATTTTGCAGCAGCTGTTACCGCAACAGTAGCAGCCGCTCCCGAAAAGGTACGCGCCAAAGAATTATTGGTCAATAAAATGTACGAGTGTAAACTTTGTCCTAAAACTTTCCGTTTAAAATTGGAATTTCGTTCACATGTCTATGATGAACATGCTGATGTTCAGCGTAAAGATGTTAGCAGTACTCAGTGTTGTTATTGTGCCGTTGATATTGAAGATCCTGCAGATCGTAAACGTCACTACAATAATATGGATTGTATTGTTACTTTACGTTGTGTTACTTGCGATACAAAacatgaaactcaacaaaagtttATGGAACATGTACAAGAAAAGCATTTGGCCAATTTTGGTGAACAGACAAAATTCTTATTAAGTGCTGATAATTCGCCGAGTAAAATGATGGGAG GAGCATCCTCAGCCGATGACTCACGCAGTGGTCACTTTAATGTTTCGCTCATTAATACCACACCCAAAACACAATATTTCTCACGTATGCCTCAGGCTTGTCCGATATGTGGTCAACaatataacaactacaacaatgtCTTACGTCACATGGAGTCTAAACATCCCGATCAATTGCCACAAACCTATAAATGTGTAAAATGTGGACAAGGTTATCCTCGGCTATCGAATTTAAGAGAACACATGGTTAGTGCTCATGGAGCGGATAAAGCACGACATACTGGTTTCGAATACATAGTAAATGCTGATGCTGTTAAGGCAGCTGCCGGATCTTCAGCAACCGCACCACAAAATCCCTATACAGGACGTTATGATTATGTGATGAAGGATTTAATGTCTATAACAAATGGTGGGACAGTTG tgGATGAAGATTGTGAAAGTGAAAATGCTTCGAAGAAAATGCGTTTGGAACCTAATATAGcgcttaataataataatggatCGGTAACTAATGCTAGTCCTCGAGAATGTTCGATTTGTAATGCTGTCTTTGCTAATAATATTGGTCTATCCAATCATATGCGCTCTCACCAAAGTGcccaaaataataattttggaaTTTCATCTAGCAAATCTGCGGCAGGAGGTAATGCTGCTGTACAGTCCGCAGTGGGTGGACAGCAACAGAtattaagaaaatctttagaACAGGCAGCCGATAGACGTTTTAGACGTATGCGTTGCCGCATTTGTCAACGACGTTTCTCCTCCAAGAAATCCTATCGTTATCACATGCTCAATGATCATCAAATACGCAATGTACAATTTATCAAATGTAAACTCTGTGATGCTGAATTTGCCTACGAGAAGGGCTTGAAAGTGCACATGTTTAAGATACACAATACTTTGCTCAAGGATGATatgattattaaacaatatGAATGTGAAATTTGCTCCATTGTCTATCGTACAGATGTCGAGTTGCAACATCATTTGGCCAATGTACATAATAAACAAGGAGGCTCTTCCAATATAAATGAAGACGATGATGCCTACAATGCCGATGAGTCTATGGCTGCTGGTTTGGTGGATAATAGTTCGGTGGGAGCTGATTTATCGGGCATTTCAACGCCGGTTAGTAATGTGGGTTTGGGTGATACCCAAGCGGGTCCTTTGTATTGGTATCAATGTAAATATTGTCCCTCCAACTTTAATACCAATAAAAAATTGGCCATACATATCAATTCTCATGATGAATTTGATTCCAATGATTATTCTTGCAAAGATTGTGGTAATGTCTACAGTGGACGTAAAAGTTTATGg gttCATCGCTATAAGAAACATCCTCAAATACCCGAACCCTCAGAGTGTGTGATGTGCAAGAAGGTATTCTTTGATGCTCAAATGTTGGAACATCACATACCCTCCTGCAATCGCAAACCTATTACCCAGGCAGCCAGTGAAACTGCTACTGCTGTGTATAAACACAAAACCGGAGACGATGAAGATGATGAAGACGATGAGCAATCCCGTGATGGTGACAATACCCTTTCCAACGCCATTAATGCTACTGTGGGCAGTGCtagtaatttgaaaataaaattaccaGAAGTTGCTTGCACTATTTGTGGAGCCCGTTTCACGGACCAGGATCTCTTTGCCAAACACATTCAAATGCATGAAATGGAATTGTATACTGATAACCCCTTGGCGGCCATGTTCGATACTGGCCCCGCCGATCCTAATCAATTCTATATGGATCGTATTAACGATAATGGCGAGTATGCATGCGATTTGTGTGCAAAGACATTTACACAAATGACAGCACTTAAAGTGCATAGGAAATGGCATTTCAGAGGTGATAGCAAACAG AACGAAGCCGATCAACATATGTCGAGCAACAGCAAtgttcaacaacaacagcaacaactcaACCGAaaccaacaactacaacagcaaaCACAACATCAACATCAGTCCAACAAATCCAAGATGGCGATCAACCCTCAACATCTACTGGGATTACAAGCGGTGGGTCTAATGCCACGTCAATTTGCCAATATGGGCGGCGCCAATCATCGACCCCAGAAACGTAAACGTGAACTTAAGTGTCAATATTGTCCTTCAACCTTCATCAGTAATAACAATTTGCGGCGTCATCTCTATGAATTGCATAAAAATGAAATGGGTCATTTGCCGGAGCCACCAAGAATTGAATGTGATCCTGCTAATACGTGTGGTAGAtgtaatattaaatttgaaacaaaagcAGAATGGATTGAACATAAAGTTGCAGAAGCTAGGGTCATGAGACCCTATGGACCATTCCAGTGGGGTTGTGATTTATGTGGAGCATATGTTTCACGCAAGGAGAAATTAATAAATCATTTGCATAATCATATGAAAGAAGCAGTAATAGTGCCCGTGGAACATCCAGAGTCCaataaacaacagcagcagcaacagcctCAGCAAGTTACAGCTCAAACAGCAGTACAAACTCAAAGCCAAAATCCAACACAACAGAAAGTGGAGGGAGGCAGTGATGTTATGCCGgaatttaaaaagattaaaataccTTCCTTGCCACGTAAACCCGAAGCCGATGAAGAAGAATCTAGGGATAGTGTTAAAGATCAATATGATGAAGACGATGAGGATGATGAAGATGAAGAGGGAGAACAGGAGCAAGAGCATGAAGCTGATGTGGACAATAATAATGAAGTTGAAAAGCAACAGtcacagcaacagcagcagcaacaacgacGACCTGCCGTAGAAGAATTCGATGAGGACGAGGAAGAAGAGGAAGAGGAACCTGTAGAAGGTGAAGAATTTGATGATTTGGCCGTGGGAGCCCAGCAGACGGTAGGTGGTGATGAAGATGTTGAAGAGGATGATGAGGACGATGACGACGAtgaagatgatgacgatgatgacagTAGTGATGCTGATGATGAGGATCCCTCTACCAACGAAGACACCAATGAGGCCTCTAGTCTTAAGGGGGGAGTTAACAAACCACCTGAACTACCACAACCACGCAGTTATAATGACACCGAAGTCGAGGGTGAGGAAGATGATTCCGATGAATtcgatgatgatgaagatgataaCTCCTCAACTGAAAATCGCAAACCACCCACCTCATCAGTAGTCAATAGTAATGTGGTGGTAAAATCACGTTATTCCTGCGATTTATGTCAAGTGTATTTCGATTCACAGCAAGAACTGCAAAAGCATGTTAAAATGCATTTTCTTAATGGACCCGGTTCGGTAACACTAACCGAAATCAAATCCTCCAAATCATCATCGAACAAAAGTCGCAGCAGTAGTAGTGATGTTTTGGCCGTGTAG
- the LOC111684508 gene encoding ATP-dependent (S)-NAD(P)H-hydrate dehydratase → MQSTFLRTKPRINVFLLNQFKCLPSPTISNSCSFYTQQMLTSSISSPSLSSINTNTNNMEIPVQTQKLLRLSRTIVPKLSDCKHKGQYGRIGVVGGSLEYTGAPYFAAISALKVGADLAHVFCQKEAAVVIKSYSPELIVHPLLDAENAVELIAPWLERLHVIVIGPGLGRCPLIQKTVIELIKVCLQIEKPLVIDADGLAILNDHLDLIEGQRNIILTPNAIEFRRLFGTVASPASESDKFCKERMTSLGEGVIVLEKGANDRIHIPNTSEIYALPPGGSGRRCGGQGDLLCGALSIFFHWSLESNQANPAFLAAFAASYLVKQCNAAAFQKHGRGMLATDMIGELPSVFARIFESPDGHGC, encoded by the exons ATGCAATCTACATTTTTACGTACGAAACCtcgtataaatgtatttttgttaaatcaattcaAGTGTTTGCCAAGTCCCACGATAAGTAATTCatgtagtttttatactcaaCAAATGTTGACATCCTCCATATCGTCCCCTTCATTATCCTCGATCAACACCAACACGAATAACATGGAAATACCAGTACAAACTCAAAAACTCTTAAGACTCTCGCGTACCATTGTACCCAAATTATCGGATTGTAAGCATAAGGGCCAGTATGGACGTATAGGAGTGGTAGGTGGTTCTTTGGAATATACCGGTGCTCCATATTTTGCGGCCATCTCGGCTCTAAAAGTTGGAGCCGATTTGGCTCATGTGTTCTGTCAAAAGGAGGCGGCCGTAGTCATTAAATCCTATAGTCCAGAATTAATTGTTCATCCACTACTCGATGCTGAAAATGCAGTGGAATTGATAGCTCCCTGGTTGGAACGTTTACACGTGATT GTCATTGGTCCTGGGTTAGGTCGTTGTCCACTTATACAAAAGACTGTCATAGAACTAATTAAGGTTTGCTTACAAATCGAAAAACCTTTAGTTATTGATGCCGATGGTTTGGCTATTTTGAATGATCATTTAGATTTGATTGAGGGTCAACGTAATATCATTTTAACACCCAATGCTATAGAATTTCGCCGTCTATTTGGTACAGTAGCTTCGCCGGCCAGTGAGAGTGATAAATTTTGCAAAGAACGCATGACCTCATTGGGCGAGGGAGTTATTGTACTCGAGAAGGGTGCTAATGACCGTATACACATACCCAATACCTCTGAAATATATGCTCTGCCACCTGGTGGTTCGGGCAGACGTTGCGGTGGTCAGGGTGATTTATTGTGCGGTGCATTATCCATCTTTTTCCATTGGTCTCTGGAGTCGAATCAAGCTAATCCCGCATTTTTGGCCGCCTTTGCTGCCAGTTATTTAGTAAAGCAATGTAATGCCGCGGCATTTCAGAAGCATGGACGTGGCATGTTGGCCACCGATATGATTGGCGAACTGCCGTCGGTATTTGCTCGAATTTTTGAATCACCCGACGGTCATGGATGTTAG